One stretch of Macaca nemestrina isolate mMacNem1 chromosome 17, mMacNem.hap1, whole genome shotgun sequence DNA includes these proteins:
- the LOC105476882 gene encoding uncharacterized protein, which yields MSTLTVVWKKLIPIIMDEEGFKTSVEEVTANVMEIARELELDVEPEDVTVLLQSHEKTGTDEELPLTDEQRKWFLEIETSCGEDAVNTVHMITIDLEYYMNLVDKAVAEFGRIDSTFERCSTRGDEDPDADRRPHGGTDRRVATYKPRSQALEEANSADTFVLDFWDPELFWWFWWWLSQIEHHVDAAEEFSVCTLWRGDIMFPTPPGPIEQQLEQPRKAPQHNVGTSGFRECWAASPKFPRAHLGNRTPVSALAPWTCDERATHTQWYLEQLCELKGFLPERRNTGQLIHQNQVALSSSPWEDAHPCWGLRFQRPVQVWATGSGPFSPEGSGGMVVTQPGSIWELGRSNSGIRQSSQGHRAGLPEDMGPEPVGIYNNNDHFGIVHETKLPPVSAREVKQMRREMRRVSKWMKMLGQWETYKNSKKLMKRVYKGIPMNVRMQVWSVLLNIQEIKAKNPRKFQEGLCAQGSSFGWLLQMLNDQPNPSKGPQQPGLCRLHMAGRPSARGQADPSWPTSPVPAAHLVSFPATGTWSFDTLSWCGCPGRHLPCGHSGCAQPGPGSGRTSGFLEIPGVELDAPTPDGRGCRRPLVPPLFQTELLGPWLF from the exons atgtcaacattaacagtagtttggaagaagttgattccaattATCATGGATGAAGAAGGATTCAAGACATCAGTGGAAGAAGTAACTGCAAATGtgatggaaatagcaagagaactagaattagatgtggagcctgaagatgtgactgtattgctgcaatctcatgagaaAACTGGAACTGATGAGGAGTTGCCtcttacagatgagcaaagaaagtggtttcttgagatagaaaCTAGTtgtggtgaagatgctgtgaacactgtccACATGATAACCATAGACTTAGAATATTACAtgaacttagttgataaagcagtggcagagttTGGGAGGATTGACTCCACTTTTGAAAGGTGTTCTACT AGAGGAGATGAGGACCCAGACGCCGACCGAAGACCGCATGGAGGCACAGACAGGAGGGTGGCCACTTACAAGCCAAGGAGCCAGGCCTTAGAAGAAGCCAATTCTGCTGATACCTTCGTCTTGGACTTCTGGGAtccggaact cttttggtggttttggtggtggttgtCCCAA ATTGAGCACCATGTGGATGCTGCTGAAGAGTTTTCTGTCTGTACCCTCTGGAGGGGTGACATCATGTTCCCCACTCCACCAGGGCCCATTGAGCAACAGTTGGAGCAGCCAAGGAAAGCACCACAGCACAATGTGGGAACCAGTGGCTTCAGGGAGTGCTGGGCAGCAAGTCCCAAGTTCCCCAGGGCCCACCTTGGAAACCGTACTCCCGTCAGTGCCCTGGCACCATGGACCTGTGATGAGA GagctacacacacacagtggTATCTGGAGCAGCTCTGTGAACTCAAAGGTTTTCTCCCTGAGAGGCGTAACACAGGCCAGCTGATTCATCAGAATCAG GTCGCACTGTCCTCAAGTCCTTGGGAAGATGCCCACCCCTGCTGGGGCTTGAGATTCCAGAGACCTgtgcaggtgtgggccactggGTCTGGCCCCTTTTCACCTGAGGGCAGTGGTGGAATGGTGGTTACACAGCCAGGCAGCATCTGGGAGCTGGGCAGGAGCAATTCAGGTATTCGCCAAAGTTCTCAG GGACACCGAGCTGGGCTGCCAGAGGACATGGGGCCTGAGCCTGTTGGAATCTACAACAACAATGATCACTTTGGGATTGTGCA TGAGACAAAGCTGCCCCCTGTCAGCGCCCGGGAGGTGAAG CAAATGAGGCGGGAGATGAGACGCGTGAGCAAGTGGATGAAAATGCTGGGACAATGGGAGACATATAAGAACAGTAAAAAG CTGATGAAGCGAGTGTATAAGGGCATTCCCATGAACGTCCGGATGCAGGTGTGGTCAGTCCTCCTGAACATTCAGGAAATCAAGGcgaaaaaccccagaaaattccAG GAAGGTCTATGCGCACAGGGTTCCTCATTCGGCTGGCTTCTCCAGATGTTGAATGACCAG ccAAACCCGAGCAAGGGTCCTCAGCAGCCAGGCCTGTGCAGGCTTCACATGGCAGGAAGACCCTCTGCAAGGGGACAGGCAGACCCTTCCTGGCCCACCAGCCCGGTTCCAGCGGCACATTTGGTCAGCTTCCCCGCCACGGGCACCTGGTCCTTCGACACCCTGTCCTGGTGTGGCTGTCCGGGAAGACACCTACCCTGTGGGCACTCAGGGTGTGCCCAGCCCGGTCCTGGCTCAGGGAGGACCTCAGGGTTCCTGGAGATTCCTGGAGTGGAACTCGATGCCCCGACTCCCGACGGACGTGGATGTAGGAGGCCCTTGGTTCCCCCACTATTTCAAACAGAGCTACTGGGTCCGTGGCTCTTCTGA